Proteins found in one Gemmatimonadaceae bacterium genomic segment:
- the lon gene encoding endopeptidase La translates to MAPRQTIPVLPLRGTVIFPGLTAPIAAGRPGTLRAIESALKGDRLVFAVAQRDNTDEPSPDILYSMGVIARIGQVQRGLGGVQLLLQGEQRATALQYTTTDGYLSAIIVPAEEMNPVNENDPAFTALQKETRERAAELGERRGLPEEVVHQVLDAVTEPGRFADLVAGYIELPVPEKQGLLETLSIEDRLRRVLVHVQRQVGLLEAQEDIKSQVQEELGERQREMYLREQMKAIQKELGDDDQSKEISDLREKLSKLELSKDARSEVERELGRLERAGRESMEAQVIRTYLEWIAELPWNDRSDDQLDLNHAAKVLDEDHYGLTDVKDRVLEFLAVRQLRAQQLAKEVEVEGELPASILEPERDDATPSLAEGMDGDRVITDQKEVKARAMARGPILLFIGPPGVGKTSIAKSIARSLGREYVRVALGGARDEADIRGHRRTYVGAMPGRIIQGMKQAGTKNPVFLLDEVDKLGTSYQGDPSSALLEVLDPAQNDTFTDHYLGIPFDLSEVLFIATGNFVQNIPGPLLDRMEVVDFAGYTEREKAEIAKKYLIPRQLEESGLSDKGTAFTDEAVMSIVSNYTRESGVRQLERQLGAVARKVARKIAIGETGEIVDSIITADEVRELLGRPKVHPERAQEMNEVGIATGMYYTPMGGDIMFVEASIRRYYGSRPTDAEQVGPGGAVSLILTGQLGDVMKESARAAFTYATNNAAKLGIPKDRLGAIEAHIHVPAGAIPKDGPSAGIAIATALVSEMSDREVRRDVAMTGEITLRGRVLPIGGLKEKVLGAHRAGIKTIIIPKANEGDIDDVPEEVRSVLSFHAVETLSEVLKIALVPVEQAAPQPLEAMAGAA, encoded by the coding sequence ATGGCACCGCGTCAAACTATACCCGTACTCCCGCTTCGCGGAACAGTAATCTTTCCCGGTCTCACCGCGCCGATTGCGGCCGGGAGGCCAGGCACGCTCAGAGCCATCGAGTCGGCGCTGAAAGGCGATCGCCTTGTCTTTGCAGTTGCACAGCGAGACAACACCGACGAGCCCAGCCCCGACATACTCTATTCGATGGGCGTGATAGCGCGCATCGGGCAGGTCCAGCGGGGCCTTGGCGGAGTTCAGCTGTTGCTCCAGGGCGAGCAACGCGCCACCGCACTTCAGTACACTACAACTGACGGGTATCTCAGCGCGATCATCGTTCCCGCCGAAGAAATGAACCCGGTGAACGAGAACGATCCGGCTTTTACCGCTCTCCAGAAGGAAACGCGGGAACGCGCTGCCGAGCTTGGCGAACGCCGGGGTCTGCCTGAGGAAGTCGTGCATCAGGTTCTCGACGCCGTCACCGAGCCCGGCAGATTTGCGGATCTCGTGGCCGGCTATATCGAACTGCCAGTGCCTGAAAAGCAGGGCCTTCTTGAAACACTCAGCATCGAGGATCGGCTGCGCCGCGTGCTCGTGCATGTGCAGCGCCAGGTGGGTCTGCTCGAAGCGCAGGAAGACATCAAGTCGCAGGTTCAGGAAGAGCTTGGTGAGCGTCAGCGCGAGATGTATCTGCGCGAGCAGATGAAGGCGATTCAGAAGGAGCTTGGCGACGACGACCAGAGCAAGGAGATCAGCGATCTCCGCGAAAAACTCAGCAAGCTCGAGCTGAGCAAGGATGCGCGTTCCGAGGTGGAGCGCGAGCTCGGACGGCTCGAGCGGGCTGGACGCGAGTCGATGGAAGCGCAGGTCATCCGGACTTATCTGGAATGGATTGCGGAGCTTCCCTGGAACGACCGTTCAGACGATCAGCTCGATCTGAACCATGCTGCGAAAGTCCTGGATGAGGATCACTATGGTCTGACTGATGTGAAAGACCGCGTGCTGGAATTTCTGGCGGTCCGCCAGCTCCGTGCTCAGCAACTCGCGAAGGAAGTCGAGGTGGAGGGCGAGCTGCCGGCGTCGATACTCGAGCCCGAACGGGATGACGCAACGCCGTCTCTGGCAGAAGGCATGGACGGCGATCGTGTAATTACGGATCAGAAAGAGGTGAAGGCGCGCGCAATGGCCAGAGGCCCGATTCTGCTCTTCATCGGTCCGCCGGGTGTCGGAAAGACGTCGATTGCCAAGTCCATTGCCCGTTCACTGGGACGCGAGTACGTGCGCGTTGCACTCGGCGGGGCGCGCGACGAGGCTGATATTCGCGGGCACCGCCGTACGTATGTCGGAGCCATGCCCGGAAGAATCATTCAGGGGATGAAACAGGCGGGGACAAAGAATCCTGTTTTTCTGCTGGATGAAGTGGACAAGCTCGGCACGTCATATCAGGGCGATCCTTCGAGCGCATTGCTCGAAGTGCTCGACCCTGCGCAGAACGACACATTCACCGATCACTACCTCGGCATTCCGTTCGACCTGAGCGAAGTGTTGTTCATCGCGACGGGAAATTTCGTGCAGAACATTCCGGGTCCATTGCTCGACCGGATGGAAGTCGTCGATTTTGCCGGCTACACCGAGCGGGAGAAGGCGGAGATCGCCAAGAAATACCTTATTCCCCGGCAGCTCGAGGAATCTGGGCTCAGCGACAAGGGCACTGCATTCACCGACGAAGCGGTAATGAGTATCGTTTCCAATTACACCCGTGAGAGTGGAGTGCGTCAGCTGGAGCGCCAGCTCGGTGCGGTCGCGCGGAAGGTGGCGCGGAAGATTGCCATCGGCGAGACAGGCGAGATCGTCGACTCAATCATCACTGCCGACGAGGTGCGCGAGCTTCTTGGCCGGCCCAAGGTTCACCCTGAGCGTGCGCAGGAAATGAATGAGGTGGGGATTGCGACCGGCATGTATTACACGCCGATGGGCGGCGATATCATGTTCGTCGAGGCGTCGATTCGGCGCTATTACGGCAGTCGGCCGACCGATGCGGAGCAGGTCGGGCCAGGTGGCGCAGTGTCGCTGATTCTCACGGGCCAGCTTGGCGACGTGATGAAGGAATCGGCGCGCGCAGCGTTCACCTATGCCACGAACAACGCCGCCAAGCTGGGCATCCCCAAGGATCGTCTTGGGGCAATCGAAGCGCACATCCACGTGCCGGCAGGAGCAATTCCAAAGGACGGTCCGTCGGCGGGAATTGCGATCGCGACAGCGCTGGTATCAGAGATGTCTGACCGCGAGGTGCGACGCGATGTGGCGATGACCGGTGAGATCACGCTACGGGGGCGGGTGTTGCCGATTGGCGGGCTCAAGGAAAAGGTGCTTGGTGCTCATCGGGCGGGCATCAAGACCATCATCATCCCCAAGGCCAACGAAGGCGATATCGACGATGTGCCCGAAGAAGTACGAAGCGTGTTGAGCTTCCATGCGGTGGAGACCCTCAGCGAGGTACTCAAAATTGCGCTGGTTCCGGTGGAGCAGGCGGCACCGCAACCGCTGGAGGCAATGGCGGGGGCGGCCTGA
- a CDS encoding protein kinase, giving the protein MPLRPDDTLGAHVATVLAPNYVIDGEVGRGGMGIVYCARDNRLKRNVAVKLLPPELAFRSDIRQRFLREAETAAGLSHPNIVPIYNVEERENLVYFIMAYIAGDNLATRLERHGAMDPAETRRILREVADALGYAHKRNVVHRDIKPDNILLDADTGRAMVTDFGIARALTDQGDSRLTATGMAIGTPAYMSPEQSAGESEIDGRSDLYSLGVVGYQMACGELPFNAPNTPSMLVKHMSERPRPVDERRIDLPFDLARVIMMLLEKDPANRLPNAESVVTALTSGIMPTLMDRTAFNAPEVRPMAMAGSSLPASAGLQRGGSGARALAAPRSTVPSPDDMDRWHAEPVKKFRKKLAPYLAVNAIMVPLSIFADGGFLVVTGFWSIGMAVSYSKLWQEGYNWRDVFRQPRDRLMFDVAAETIDDARALFDESRREKVRERARARSSGGMFEHVESSGRRVGPGGHMTRSPLPGETGPARPLPADNSPYGSALASVRMDRDEIHRQLQTMTKEERAQIPDVAQSADAIYRKAMQVATILAELDLRDNRDTPESIESEITLLEGQANPLEHSASEDRVRRLAHLKRQRRVVADLGKRRREAETKLEHCRSLLRSMRLELLRYRSAGMTAASNGLTMVTQQAQVVVKEMGYLSDAAAEVNAL; this is encoded by the coding sequence ATGCCATTAAGACCTGATGACACCCTTGGGGCGCATGTAGCCACCGTTCTCGCGCCCAACTATGTGATCGACGGTGAGGTCGGACGCGGGGGCATGGGGATCGTCTATTGTGCGCGAGACAACCGTCTCAAGCGCAACGTCGCCGTCAAGCTGCTCCCTCCCGAGCTGGCGTTTCGCTCCGATATCCGCCAGCGGTTTCTCCGCGAGGCGGAGACAGCGGCGGGCCTCAGCCACCCCAACATCGTTCCCATATACAACGTCGAGGAGCGCGAGAACCTCGTTTACTTCATCATGGCCTACATTGCCGGGGACAACCTGGCGACGCGGCTCGAGCGTCACGGCGCGATGGATCCCGCCGAGACCCGGCGCATTCTCCGCGAAGTCGCCGATGCATTGGGATATGCCCACAAGCGCAACGTCGTTCATCGTGACATCAAGCCGGATAACATCCTGCTGGATGCGGATACGGGTCGCGCGATGGTAACCGATTTCGGCATTGCGCGGGCCCTGACTGACCAGGGTGATTCGCGGCTGACGGCCACAGGCATGGCAATCGGGACCCCTGCGTACATGTCTCCGGAACAGTCAGCGGGCGAGTCGGAGATCGATGGCCGAAGCGACCTGTACTCACTGGGCGTGGTCGGATATCAGATGGCCTGCGGAGAACTGCCATTCAACGCTCCGAACACTCCGTCGATGCTGGTGAAGCACATGTCGGAGCGTCCCAGACCCGTTGATGAGCGTCGGATCGATCTACCGTTTGATCTGGCCCGAGTCATCATGATGTTGCTCGAAAAAGACCCGGCGAACCGACTGCCAAATGCGGAATCGGTGGTGACAGCGCTTACGAGCGGAATTATGCCGACGCTCATGGACAGAACGGCCTTCAACGCCCCTGAAGTACGGCCGATGGCGATGGCCGGAAGCTCGCTGCCGGCCAGTGCCGGGTTGCAACGTGGCGGGTCCGGGGCGCGCGCGCTGGCGGCTCCGCGGTCGACGGTGCCGTCGCCGGACGATATGGACCGGTGGCACGCGGAGCCCGTCAAGAAGTTCAGGAAGAAACTTGCCCCTTATCTCGCCGTGAACGCCATCATGGTGCCGCTGTCGATATTTGCCGACGGCGGATTTCTTGTCGTTACCGGTTTCTGGTCAATCGGGATGGCGGTGAGTTATTCCAAGCTGTGGCAGGAGGGTTACAACTGGCGCGACGTGTTCCGCCAGCCGCGAGACCGGCTGATGTTCGACGTCGCTGCCGAAACCATCGACGATGCCCGGGCGTTGTTCGACGAGAGCAGACGTGAAAAGGTGCGCGAGCGCGCGCGGGCTCGCAGCAGCGGTGGAATGTTCGAACATGTGGAGTCTTCCGGCCGTCGTGTCGGCCCGGGAGGCCATATGACGCGATCGCCGCTTCCCGGCGAAACCGGCCCGGCCCGGCCATTGCCCGCGGACAATTCTCCGTACGGATCAGCGCTGGCGTCAGTGCGCATGGATCGGGACGAAATTCACCGGCAGCTTCAGACGATGACAAAGGAAGAGCGCGCTCAGATTCCCGATGTCGCGCAGTCCGCCGATGCCATTTACAGAAAGGCGATGCAGGTTGCGACGATTCTCGCCGAGCTTGATCTGCGCGACAATCGTGACACCCCGGAATCGATCGAGAGCGAGATCACCCTGCTCGAAGGTCAGGCGAATCCGCTCGAGCACAGCGCAAGCGAGGATCGTGTCAGGCGCCTGGCGCATCTGAAACGGCAGCGCCGGGTAGTGGCGGATCTCGGAAAGCGTCGGCGCGAAGCAGAGACGAAACTGGAACACTGCCGCAGCCTTCTGCGAAGCATGCGACTGGAGCTGCTGCGTTATCGGTCGGCCGGGATGACCGCCGCTTCCAACGGTCTCACCATGGTCACCCAACAGGCGCAGGTGGTGGTAAAAGAGATGGGATATCTCTCCGACGCCGCCGCTGAGGTCAACGCGCTCTAG
- a CDS encoding putative glycoside hydrolase has product MHCRTTVACALIAAVIAGQGCEDRAGAAERNGNVTERSAAAAAVAMSPSAKARRDSLVADSIAQSKIVRVPTPDVVRGLYVNRWAALGQKMGQLIEVAKTTEVNAFVIDVKDDRGFVLYKSRVPLAISIGADTNSTMAHRRVRALLDTLTAHGIYPIARIVVAKDPLLANARLDWAIRRKDNGEPWLDKNGQPWLDPHQRAVWQYAADLAKEAYDLGFAEAQFDYVRFPDEKRLVRETVYPLAKGRIRAQVIRDQLAFMRTTLKPLTMPFTIDVFGLTATDTTDMGIGQKWEMFVDQADVVLPMVYPSHFAPGTYKIGNPNARPYAVIAAAMKDVKRRTANIAGAAKVIPWYQDFTLGAPRYGAEQLRAQKKAGYDNGFHSWILWNPGSRYSVGGLDPESAIPRKGS; this is encoded by the coding sequence GTGCACTGCAGAACGACAGTTGCCTGCGCTCTGATTGCGGCGGTAATCGCCGGCCAGGGTTGCGAAGATCGAGCCGGCGCCGCCGAACGCAACGGTAACGTCACGGAACGAAGCGCGGCCGCGGCCGCGGTTGCGATGTCGCCGTCGGCGAAGGCACGCCGGGATTCTCTTGTCGCTGATTCCATCGCGCAATCGAAGATCGTGCGGGTGCCTACCCCTGACGTCGTCCGCGGCCTGTACGTAAACAGATGGGCCGCACTCGGTCAGAAAATGGGACAGCTCATCGAGGTTGCAAAAACGACCGAAGTGAACGCCTTTGTAATAGATGTAAAGGACGATCGTGGGTTCGTGCTGTACAAATCACGGGTTCCACTTGCGATAAGCATCGGTGCCGACACCAACAGCACGATGGCCCACAGGCGCGTGCGCGCTCTTCTCGATACACTGACGGCGCATGGGATTTATCCAATCGCGAGAATCGTTGTTGCGAAGGATCCGCTGCTTGCGAACGCCAGGCTCGACTGGGCGATCAGGCGGAAGGACAATGGCGAACCATGGCTCGACAAGAATGGCCAGCCGTGGCTGGACCCGCATCAGCGAGCCGTGTGGCAGTATGCGGCGGACCTGGCGAAAGAGGCGTATGATCTGGGATTTGCGGAGGCGCAGTTTGACTACGTCCGATTCCCGGATGAGAAGCGGCTCGTCCGCGAGACTGTATATCCATTGGCAAAAGGACGCATACGAGCGCAGGTGATCCGGGATCAGCTGGCATTCATGCGCACCACTCTGAAGCCGCTCACGATGCCATTCACCATCGACGTGTTTGGCTTGACGGCAACCGATACCACCGACATGGGCATCGGTCAGAAATGGGAGATGTTCGTCGACCAGGCGGATGTGGTGCTGCCGATGGTGTATCCGTCGCATTTTGCGCCAGGCACCTATAAGATCGGAAACCCCAATGCGCGTCCCTACGCTGTCATCGCCGCAGCCATGAAAGACGTGAAGCGCAGAACGGCCAACATTGCCGGCGCCGCGAAAGTGATTCCGTGGTACCAGGATTTCACACTTGGCGCGCCGCGGTACGGGGCCGAACAGTTGAGGGCTCAGAAGAAAGCCGGATACGACAACGGGTTCCACAGCTGGATACTATGGAACCCGGGAAGCCGCTATTCTGTCGGGGGCCTCGACCCGGAGAGCGCTATCCCCCGTAAGGGAAGCTGA
- a CDS encoding alpha/beta hydrolase: protein MDSPSVLFLPGWGCSTYVFRETLGPIAAAGYRAIAVDLQGHGLSDKPESAASYTLASMRGHVIDILDTLGLYQVRLAGLSMGAALAAHVAAELPERVLKVVLVSTVGFDGVPGLNLFQSTTPASAIPILPRIATRAVLRIMLNGVYGKLRPFTARDVDEYWAPTQFPGFTRAMRHLLHEFPWTAAFPMLTMPCLVITGASDHLARRGTVEARVRVCPSMELMVVPGAGHVVFDEAPDLVNSAMVDFFRADGVKAYISTQNDTS from the coding sequence GTGGATTCCCCATCCGTGCTGTTTCTTCCCGGGTGGGGCTGCTCGACCTACGTTTTCCGTGAAACACTGGGGCCGATAGCTGCCGCCGGATACCGCGCCATCGCCGTTGACTTGCAGGGGCACGGCCTCTCGGACAAGCCGGAGTCGGCAGCCAGTTATACCCTCGCCTCGATGCGCGGCCATGTCATCGATATTCTCGACACGCTGGGGCTTTACCAGGTGCGCCTCGCGGGACTGTCAATGGGCGCTGCGCTCGCGGCCCACGTCGCTGCCGAACTCCCGGAGCGAGTTCTGAAGGTGGTGCTGGTGTCGACAGTGGGATTCGACGGGGTTCCGGGTCTGAACTTGTTTCAGTCAACCACCCCCGCTTCTGCGATACCAATTCTACCGCGCATAGCAACCCGCGCCGTGCTCCGGATCATGCTCAATGGTGTCTATGGGAAACTGCGGCCCTTCACTGCGCGCGACGTAGACGAGTATTGGGCGCCCACTCAGTTTCCCGGGTTTACACGCGCGATGCGTCATTTGCTGCACGAGTTCCCCTGGACTGCTGCCTTCCCAATGCTAACCATGCCTTGTCTGGTGATAACCGGGGCGTCAGACCATCTTGCTCGGCGCGGGACGGTCGAGGCCCGGGTGCGGGTGTGTCCCTCCATGGAGCTGATGGTAGTGCCTGGGGCCGGGCATGTTGTTTTCGATGAGGCTCCGGACCTGGTCAACAGCGCCATGGTTGATTTTTTCAGGGCCGATGGGGTCAAGGCTTATATTTCGACCCAGAATGACACCAGTTGA